The Nasonia vitripennis strain AsymCx chromosome 1 unlocalized genomic scaffold, Nvit_psr_1.1 chr1_random0002, whole genome shotgun sequence genome has a window encoding:
- the LOC116416999 gene encoding uncharacterized protein LOC116416999, with protein MAGDEIVFTQINLHHSKGASTALVRRMAKMHTGICLIQEPWLVAGRIRGLGGAGRIYRDPTCSVPRAYILVKGFDDLLLPARCNRDLTAIKIKFPVGGCSEREVMVASGYFLYDSQEEPPPREVQDLVEHCRQRSIPLILGCDANAHHIVWDSSNTNGRGDALLQYLVKTSLCIMNRGRETTFYNSVRSEVIDLTLCTVRIEGWVGSWRVSNEPSLSDHRYIQFEWKERCSETRAFRNPRKTDWAFFRENLRNELQSFKPSFGTTDELDHWAFELGEIVNISFQRSCPLTIPKGTWGTPWWNWELEDLRRETGRTFNRAKNTRNSVDWRIHREAQRLYKNCINAVRIKGWRDYCEDIERYPDVVRLLRILAKNPEVWLEAIRLPTGEYTTSEEEYLKLLPEANFPGFRLSHEMGDESSGRNRQQRAAWDLASKVVIPEKVKWAIRNFQPFKAPGIDGICPAFLQEGLEELVVPLVKLFRASVALAHVPEI; from the coding sequence ATGGCTGGCGACGAGATAGTGTTTACGCAAATAAACTTGCATCATAGCAAAGGCGCCTCGACCGCACTGGTCAGGCGCATGGCTAAGATGCACACAGGCATATGCCTAATACAAGAACCTTGGCTAGTCGCGGGGAGGATCAGGGGTCTGGGGGGTGCTGGTCGGATCTATAGAGACCCCACGTGCAGCGTTCCCAGGGCGTACATACTTGTTAAAGGTTTTGATGATCTGTTGCTGCCGGCTCGGTGCAACAGGGACCTCACGGCAATAAAGATCAAATTCCCTGTTGGAGGGTGCTCTGAGAGGGAGGTTATGGTGGCCTCTGGCTACTTCCTATACGACTCTCAGGAAGAGCCCCCACCAAGGGAGGTACAAGATCTAGTTGAACACTGCAGACAGCGAAGCATTCCTCTTATACTGGGATGCGACGCTAATGCTCATCACATAGTTTGGGACAGTTCGAATACTAACGGCAGGGGCGACGCACTGCTGCAGTATCTGGTAAAGACGAGTCTGTGTATTATGAACAGGGGCAGAGAAACTACCTTCTACAATTCGGTTAGAAGTGAGGTGATTGACCTAACTCTGTGTACAGTTAGAATAGAGGGATGGGTGGGCAGCTGGCGGGTATCTAACGAACCTTCACTGTCCGACCACAGATACATTCAATTCGAATGGAAGGAAAGATGCTCGGAAACAAGGGCCTTTAGGAATCCCAGGAAAACAGACTGGGCGTTCTTTAGGGAAAACCTTAGGAACGAGCTTCAATCCTTCAAACCAAGCTTTGGAACAACGGATGAGCTTGATCACTGGGCATTTGAGCTAGGTGAGATAGTAAACATCTCTTTCCAGAGAAGCTGTCCCTTGACCATCCCAAAGGGAACATGGGGTACCCCATGGTGGAACTGGGAGCTAGAGGATCTGCGACGTGAAACGGGGAGAACGTTTAACAGGGCCAAGAATACTCGTAATAGTGTCGATTGGAGGATTCACAGAGAAGCCCAGAGGCTATATAAAAACTGCATCAACGCGGTGAGAATCAAGGGATGGAGGGACTACTGCGAGGATATCGAGAGATATCCTGACGTGGTCAGACTCCTCCGGATACTCGCGAAAAATCCTGAGGTATGGCTTGAAGCAATCAGACTGCCTACAGGAGAATACACAACCTCGGAAGAGGAGTATTTAAAACTACTTCCGGAAGCCAACTTCCCGGGCTTTCGGCTCTCCCATGAGATGGGGGATGAGAGCTCGGGTAGGAATAGGCAGCAGAGGGCGGCATGGGATCTAGCGTCGAAGGTCGTCATACCGGAAAAGGTCAAGTGGGCCATAAGGAACTTTCAACCCTTCAAGGCGCCGGGCATCGACGGAATCTGCCCGGCATTCCTTCAAGAGGGGCTGGAGGAACTGGTTGTCCCCTTAGTAAAGCTCTTCAGAGCAAGTGTAGCTTTGGCTCATGTACCTGAAATATAG